A single region of the Pseudomonas sp. VD-NE ins genome encodes:
- a CDS encoding heme biosynthesis protein HemY, whose amino-acid sequence MKRLYVIVFLVIAATAALGLAIAEHSGYVLVAYKSFRYESSLWATLAVIVVLWLLIWGIKALVELVMTSSGVVNPWSRRNRSRRVQVAIEHGQLDLAEGRWASAQRHLSRAAEAERQPLLYYLGAARAANEQGLYEECDRLLERALERQPQAELAIALSHAQLQTDRGDTDGALVTLQAMHERHPHNAQTLRQLQRLYQQRGEWSAVIRLLPELRKDKILPRAELAELERRAWGENLSLAAQREEDGSVGLQSLTRAWEQLTSAQRQEPPLVLAYAEQLRQLGAQVEAEEVLRTALKRKYDSHLARLYGLVRGSDPARQLQTAEGWLKDHPNDPSLLLTLGRLCLQTSLWGKARDYLESSLRVQRNPEACAELARLLAQLGDTERSNQLFQEGLGLLDERLLAAPLPVPVHA is encoded by the coding sequence ATGAAACGCCTGTATGTGATCGTGTTTCTGGTGATCGCGGCGACGGCGGCACTGGGGCTGGCGATTGCCGAGCATTCCGGTTACGTGCTGGTGGCCTACAAGAGCTTCCGTTACGAGTCGAGTCTGTGGGCGACGCTGGCGGTGATCGTGGTGTTGTGGCTGCTGATCTGGGGCATCAAGGCACTGGTCGAATTGGTCATGACTTCCAGTGGTGTGGTTAACCCATGGTCGCGGCGCAACCGCAGTCGGCGCGTGCAGGTGGCGATCGAGCACGGTCAACTGGATCTGGCCGAAGGTCGCTGGGCCAGCGCTCAGCGTCACCTGTCTCGAGCGGCTGAAGCCGAACGCCAGCCGTTGCTCTATTACCTCGGTGCCGCCCGCGCGGCCAACGAGCAAGGTCTTTACGAAGAGTGCGATCGTTTGCTGGAGCGCGCGCTCGAGCGCCAGCCCCAGGCGGAACTGGCCATCGCTCTGAGCCATGCGCAGTTGCAGACTGACCGTGGCGACACCGACGGTGCCTTGGTGACCCTGCAAGCGATGCACGAACGCCATCCACATAACGCGCAGACGTTGCGCCAGTTGCAGCGCTTGTATCAGCAGCGCGGCGAATGGTCGGCGGTGATTCGTTTACTCCCTGAGTTACGCAAGGACAAAATCCTGCCGCGCGCCGAGCTGGCAGAACTTGAGCGCCGCGCCTGGGGTGAAAACCTGTCGCTGGCCGCACAGCGTGAAGAGGATGGGAGTGTTGGTTTGCAGTCGCTCACGCGCGCTTGGGAGCAGCTCACCTCGGCGCAACGTCAGGAGCCACCGCTGGTGCTGGCGTACGCCGAACAGTTGCGGCAGTTGGGTGCTCAGGTCGAAGCGGAAGAAGTACTGCGCACTGCCCTCAAACGCAAGTACGACAGCCATCTGGCCCGTCTCTACGGTCTGGTGCGGGGCAGCGATCCGGCCCGCCAGTTGCAAACCGCCGAAGGCTGGTTGAAGGATCATCCGAACGATCCGAGCTTGCTGTTGACCCTCGGCCGACTGTGTCTGCAGACCAGTCTGTGGGGCAAGGCGCGGGATTATCTGGAAAGCAGCCTGCGTGTGCAGCGCAATCCTGAGGCCTGTGCGGAACTGGCGCGGCTGCTCGCCCAGTTGGGCGATACCGAGCGCAGCAATCAGTTGTTTCAGGAAGGCCTCGGCTTACTGGACGAGCGCCTGCTGGCCGCGCCGTTGCCGGTGCCCGTTCACGCCTGA
- a CDS encoding uroporphyrinogen-III synthase, whose protein sequence is MTAWRLLLTRPAEDCAALAETLAGQGIFSSCLPLLEIAPLPVSDKIRQAIAQLPSCNAVIVVSKPAARIALDLLDGSPALTMPWFSVGAATAQILRDHGLDVSFPADGDDSEALLQLPRLREALSQPGAQVLILRGEGGRELLAERLRELGASVEYLELYRRDLPAYAPDELPRRIAAERLNGLVVSSGQGFEHLRQMAGDAWPTIAPLPLFVPSPRVAELARAAGAQTVVDCRGASAAALLTALREHPEPVF, encoded by the coding sequence GTGACTGCTTGGCGCCTGCTGCTGACGCGCCCTGCAGAAGACTGTGCGGCGCTGGCCGAGACGTTGGCCGGGCAGGGGATTTTCAGCAGTTGCCTGCCGCTTTTGGAAATTGCCCCGCTACCGGTCTCTGACAAAATACGTCAGGCGATTGCGCAGTTGCCGAGCTGCAACGCGGTGATCGTGGTCAGCAAACCGGCGGCACGCATTGCATTGGATTTGCTCGACGGCTCACCTGCACTGACGATGCCGTGGTTCAGCGTCGGTGCGGCAACCGCGCAGATTCTTCGCGATCACGGCCTCGACGTCAGCTTCCCGGCTGACGGCGATGACAGCGAAGCCTTGCTGCAATTGCCGCGTCTGCGTGAGGCGCTCAGCCAGCCCGGTGCGCAGGTGTTGATCCTGCGCGGGGAGGGCGGGCGTGAACTGCTCGCCGAGCGTTTGCGTGAGCTAGGTGCTAGTGTCGAGTATCTGGAATTGTATCGACGCGACCTGCCAGCCTATGCCCCGGATGAGCTGCCACGGCGGATCGCAGCGGAACGCTTGAACGGGCTGGTGGTCAGCAGTGGACAGGGTTTCGAGCACCTGCGCCAAATGGCCGGCGATGCCTGGCCGACCATCGCGCCGTTGCCGTTGTTTGTACCAAGCCCAAGAGTCGCCGAGCTGGCACGTGCCGCCGGGGCTCAAACAGTTGTGGATTGCCGCGGCGCGAGTGCCGCGGCTTTGCTGACGGCGTTACGGGAGCATCCCGAACCCGTTTTCTAA
- a CDS encoding disulfide bond formation protein B: MSLACSRSLFFMAFTAGAFALGASYYLEYAVGLTPCSLCLVQRLFLTLLCVCSGLAAVHGPKRVGLWFYWLLTLGASLGGTTAAWRQVLIQSDPVLQLLNCAPVPERLLGGLPWICALQGMFIGGADCAEISWTLFDLSIPEWSLLFFVAVSILAVYQLLRLVWSALQRPLSGEASHPMLLRD; the protein is encoded by the coding sequence ATGTCGTTGGCCTGCTCACGCTCCTTGTTCTTCATGGCTTTCACTGCGGGGGCCTTTGCTCTGGGAGCTTCCTATTATCTTGAATATGCTGTCGGTCTGACGCCGTGCAGTCTGTGCCTGGTGCAGCGCCTGTTCCTTACGCTGCTGTGCGTCTGCAGTGGTCTGGCGGCGGTGCACGGCCCCAAGCGTGTCGGCTTGTGGTTCTACTGGCTATTGACCCTGGGGGCGAGCCTGGGAGGCACCACGGCTGCCTGGCGGCAGGTACTGATACAGAGTGACCCCGTGTTGCAATTGCTCAATTGCGCGCCGGTCCCAGAGAGATTATTGGGTGGCCTGCCGTGGATCTGCGCGCTGCAAGGGATGTTTATCGGCGGCGCCGATTGTGCGGAAATTTCCTGGACGCTGTTCGACCTGAGCATCCCGGAGTGGAGCCTGCTGTTCTTTGTCGCGGTGTCGATTCTGGCGGTGTATCAATTGTTGCGGCTGGTCTGGAGTGCCCTGCAGCGCCCACTCAGCGGCGAAGCGTCGCACCCGATGCTGCTGCGGGATTAA
- a CDS encoding FKBP-type peptidyl-prolyl cis-trans isomerase yields the protein MSRYFFLSLCMVFSAAHADEKNNANDAHDLAYSLGASLGERLRQEVPQLQIQALVDGLQQAYQGKPLALSEARIEQILADHEAQNAEHSAQPSSDAAMENEQRFLTAEKARPGVKELADGILLTELTPGTGAKAGPDGKVQVLYVGRLPDGTVFDQNTQPQWFNLDSVIAGWRTALQNMPVGAKWRLVIPSDQAYGADGAGDLIAPFTPLVFEVELRGATS from the coding sequence ATGTCGCGCTACTTTTTTTTATCCCTCTGCATGGTTTTTTCGGCCGCCCACGCTGACGAAAAAAACAACGCGAACGATGCTCACGATCTGGCCTACAGCCTTGGTGCCAGCCTCGGTGAACGGCTGCGCCAGGAAGTCCCGCAACTGCAGATTCAGGCGCTGGTCGATGGCTTGCAGCAAGCCTATCAAGGCAAACCGCTGGCGCTGAGTGAAGCACGTATCGAGCAGATTCTGGCCGATCATGAAGCGCAAAATGCAGAGCACTCTGCACAGCCGTCGAGCGATGCGGCGATGGAAAACGAACAGCGTTTTCTCACCGCTGAAAAAGCCAGACCGGGCGTGAAGGAGTTGGCCGACGGCATCCTGCTCACCGAGCTCACACCAGGCACTGGCGCCAAGGCCGGCCCCGATGGAAAAGTGCAGGTGCTGTATGTCGGGCGGTTGCCGGACGGCACTGTGTTCGATCAGAACACTCAGCCGCAATGGTTCAATCTCGACAGCGTGATTGCCGGCTGGCGTACCGCGTTGCAGAACATGCCAGTGGGCGCGAAATGGCGTCTGGTCATTCCATCGGATCAGGCCTATGGCGCCGACGGTGCCGGCGACCTGATTGCCCCGTTCACACCGCTGGTGTTTGAAGTGGAATTGCGTGGCGCGACGAGTTGA
- a CDS encoding TIGR02647 family protein: MSLTPELVAELEVLALFPLDSSQEGLKIHQTAAPKHISAAKRLFEKDLTDQPDGGYLTSLGRDAAQNVQTVLTILREQETA, translated from the coding sequence ATGTCGCTTACCCCTGAGTTGGTTGCCGAACTGGAAGTCCTCGCACTCTTTCCCCTGGACAGTTCCCAGGAAGGTTTGAAAATTCATCAGACCGCTGCCCCGAAACATATTTCTGCCGCCAAACGCCTCTTTGAAAAAGACCTGACCGACCAGCCAGATGGCGGGTATCTGACCAGCCTCGGTCGCGATGCCGCACAAAACGTGCAGACCGTGCTGACCATTCTGAGAGAGCAGGAAACCGCCTGA
- a CDS encoding LytR/AlgR family response regulator transcription factor produces the protein MNVLIVDDEPLARERLSRMVSELEGYTVLEPSATNGEEALALIDSHKPDIVLLDIRMPGLDGLQVAARLCERETPPAVVFCTSPDEFAVEALQASAVGYVVKPVRTEHLHDALKRAERPNRAQLSALTRPAAESGTGPRSHISARTRKGIELIPLDQVVYFIADHKYVTLRHEAGEVLLDEPLKALEDEFGERFVRIHRNALVARDRIERLQRTPLGHFQLFLKGLNGDALIVSRRHVAGVRKMMQGL, from the coding sequence ATGAATGTCCTGATCGTTGATGACGAACCACTGGCTCGCGAGCGCCTCAGCCGAATGGTGAGCGAGCTCGAGGGTTATACAGTTCTGGAGCCCAGCGCCACGAATGGCGAAGAGGCGTTGGCACTGATCGACAGCCACAAACCGGATATCGTGCTGCTCGATATCCGCATGCCAGGCCTCGATGGCCTGCAGGTCGCTGCCCGTCTGTGCGAACGCGAAACGCCGCCGGCCGTGGTGTTTTGCACCAGCCCCGATGAATTTGCCGTGGAAGCCCTGCAGGCCAGCGCCGTGGGCTATGTGGTGAAACCCGTGCGAACCGAACATCTGCATGACGCCCTGAAACGGGCTGAACGTCCCAACCGGGCGCAACTCTCGGCCTTGACCCGTCCCGCTGCCGAAAGCGGCACCGGCCCACGCAGCCATATCAGCGCCCGCACCCGCAAAGGCATCGAACTGATCCCGCTGGATCAGGTGGTCTATTTCATCGCCGATCACAAATACGTGACCCTGCGTCACGAGGCCGGCGAGGTGCTGCTTGACGAACCGCTCAAAGCCCTTGAAGACGAGTTCGGCGAACGCTTCGTGCGTATCCACCGCAACGCGCTGGTCGCCCGCGATCGTATCGAGCGGCTGCAACGTACGCCGCTGGGGCATTTCCAGCTGTTCCTCAAAGGTCTCAATGGTGATGCGCTGATCGTCAGCCGTCGGCATGTGGCCGGTGTGCGCAAGATGATGCAGGGGCTGTAA
- the hemC gene encoding hydroxymethylbilane synthase, producing MSSREIRIATRKSALALWQAEYVKARLEAAHPGLLVTLVPMVSRGDKLLDSPLSKIGGKGLFVKELETALLENEADIAVHSMKDVPMDFPEGLGLFCICEREDPRDAFVSNTYASLEALPAGAIVGTSSLRRQAQLLTRRPDLEIRFLRGNVNTRLAKLDAGEYDAIILAAAGLIRLGFEDRITSAISVDDSLPAGGQGAVGIECRSADTEIHALLAPLHHADTSSRVTAERALNKHLNGGCQVPIACYAVLEGEQLWLRGLVGEPSGGKLLSAEARAPRADAEALGVKVAEDLLSQGANEILKAVYGEAGHE from the coding sequence ATGTCCTCTCGCGAAATCCGCATCGCCACCCGTAAAAGTGCGCTGGCCCTCTGGCAGGCCGAATACGTCAAAGCCCGTCTGGAAGCGGCCCATCCGGGCCTGCTGGTGACGCTGGTGCCCATGGTCAGTCGCGGCGACAAGCTGCTTGATTCGCCACTGTCGAAGATTGGCGGTAAAGGCCTGTTCGTCAAGGAGCTGGAAACCGCGCTGCTGGAAAATGAAGCCGACATCGCCGTGCACTCGATGAAAGACGTGCCGATGGACTTCCCTGAAGGTCTCGGTCTGTTCTGCATCTGCGAGCGCGAAGACCCGCGTGATGCCTTCGTTTCCAATACCTATGCAAGCCTTGAGGCGTTGCCTGCCGGCGCCATTGTCGGCACCTCCAGCCTGCGTCGCCAGGCGCAACTGCTGACGCGCCGCCCGGACCTGGAAATCCGCTTCCTGCGCGGTAACGTCAACACCCGTCTGGCCAAGCTTGATGCTGGCGAGTACGACGCGATCATCCTTGCGGCGGCCGGTCTGATCCGTCTTGGTTTTGAAGACCGCATCACCTCCGCGATCAGCGTCGATGACAGCCTGCCGGCTGGTGGCCAGGGCGCGGTCGGCATCGAATGCCGCAGCGCCGACACTGAAATCCACGCCTTGCTTGCTCCTCTGCATCATGCCGATACCTCTTCGCGGGTGACCGCCGAACGTGCCCTCAACAAACATTTGAATGGCGGCTGCCAAGTGCCGATCGCTTGCTACGCCGTGCTCGAAGGCGAGCAGTTGTGGTTGCGTGGTCTGGTCGGTGAACCGAGCGGTGGCAAGCTGCTCAGCGCCGAAGCTCGCGCGCCCCGTGCCGATGCCGAAGCATTGGGCGTGAAGGTGGCCGAAGATCTGCTCAGCCAGGGCGCCAACGAAATTCTCAAAGCGGTCTATGGCGAGGCAGGTCACGAGTGA
- a CDS encoding glutathione S-transferase, giving the protein MLKLYGFSVSNYYNMVKLALLEKGLPFEEVTFYPTQTPESLAISPRGKVPVLGVDAGFINETAIILEYLEQTQKGTPLLPSDPFERAQVLAIAKEIELYIELPGRACYGEAFFGMTLPDAIKEKTKTELLLGFAALGRHGKFAPYVAGDSLSIADLYFLYSVPLACAVGQKLFGIDLLAELPQAKALLERLEQNPHVQKIAADKEAAMPAFLAMIAAKK; this is encoded by the coding sequence ATGCTCAAGCTCTACGGATTCTCAGTCAGCAACTACTACAACATGGTCAAACTGGCGCTGCTGGAAAAAGGCCTGCCGTTCGAAGAGGTCACGTTCTACCCGACGCAGACACCCGAGTCTCTGGCCATCAGCCCACGCGGCAAAGTGCCGGTGCTCGGTGTAGACGCCGGTTTTATCAACGAAACCGCGATCATCCTCGAATACCTCGAACAGACCCAGAAAGGCACGCCGCTGCTGCCGAGCGATCCGTTCGAACGCGCGCAGGTGCTGGCGATTGCCAAGGAAATCGAGCTGTACATCGAACTGCCGGGCCGCGCTTGTTATGGCGAAGCGTTCTTCGGCATGACCCTGCCGGACGCGATCAAGGAAAAGACCAAAACCGAATTGCTGCTGGGTTTTGCCGCACTGGGCCGGCACGGCAAATTCGCCCCATACGTGGCGGGCGACAGCCTGAGCATTGCCGATTTGTATTTCCTCTACAGCGTGCCGCTGGCCTGTGCGGTCGGGCAGAAGCTGTTCGGGATTGATTTGCTGGCGGAGTTGCCGCAGGCGAAGGCGCTGCTGGAGCGGCTGGAGCAGAATCCGCATGTGCAGAAGATTGCGGCGGACAAAGAAGCGGCGATGCCGGCGTTTTTGGCGATGATCGCTGCCAAGAAATAA
- a CDS encoding Rsd/AlgQ family anti-sigma factor, giving the protein MLESCQNAQERWGGVHLLIDRWLQEREELIGAYDKLGAQPESLSESRKPLQEFCGVLVDYVSAGHFEIYEQLTGEAKAFGDTRGLELAETIYPRIDVITEKLLAFNDLCDEGKCVAEKFKELGGLLHERFELEDCLIEVLHTAHKEEDPVQA; this is encoded by the coding sequence ATGCTCGAAAGTTGTCAGAATGCTCAGGAACGTTGGGGTGGAGTTCATCTGCTGATCGACCGCTGGTTGCAAGAGCGTGAAGAGCTGATCGGTGCCTACGACAAACTCGGTGCACAGCCTGAGTCGCTGTCCGAGAGCCGCAAGCCTCTGCAGGAATTCTGCGGTGTGCTGGTTGATTATGTCTCGGCCGGGCACTTCGAAATCTACGAACAGCTGACTGGCGAAGCCAAGGCGTTCGGTGATACGCGTGGTCTGGAACTCGCCGAGACGATCTATCCGCGCATCGACGTCATCACCGAGAAGCTGCTCGCCTTCAACGATCTGTGCGATGAAGGCAAATGCGTCGCCGAGAAGTTCAAGGAACTCGGTGGTCTGCTGCACGAGCGCTTCGAGCTTGAGGACTGTCTGATTGAAGTGCTGCACACAGCACACAAGGAAGAAGATCCGGTTCAGGCCTGA
- a CDS encoding AlgP family protein — protein sequence MSATKKPVNTPLHLLQQLSGSLLEHLENACSQALADAEKLLAKLEKQRGKAQEKLHKSRTKLQDAAAAGKAKAQTKAKGAVKELEDLLDALKERQSDTRSYILQLKRDAQESLKLAQGVGRVQEAVGKVLSTRAAKPAAAPAKKAAAKPAAAKAPAKTAAAKPAAKAAAKTAAKPAAKTPVKAAAKPAAKAAAKPAAKKPAAASAAKPAAKTTAAKPAARTAAAKPATRAAAAKPAAKPAAAKAAPAKTAAAKPAAKPAAKAAAKPAAKTAAAKPAAKTAAKPAAAKPAAKAPAKAAAKPAVNAAAKPAAKPAAAAKPATAAAKPVAAKPAAKPAAKPAVKKPAAAKPAAAKPATAPAAKPAAPAASAAPSAPAPAATTSTPSTAPSPAAVSSTSNNPTSAS from the coding sequence ATGTCGGCCACCAAGAAGCCTGTAAATACTCCGTTGCACTTACTCCAACAACTCTCGGGCAGCTTGCTCGAGCATCTGGAAAACGCTTGCTCCCAAGCCTTGGCTGATGCTGAAAAACTGCTCGCCAAACTGGAAAAGCAACGCGGCAAGGCGCAAGAAAAACTGCACAAGTCCCGCACCAAATTGCAGGACGCAGCTGCCGCCGGTAAAGCCAAGGCACAGACCAAAGCCAAGGGCGCAGTGAAAGAACTGGAAGACCTGCTCGATGCCTTGAAGGAACGCCAGTCCGACACCCGCAGCTACATTCTGCAACTCAAGCGCGATGCCCAGGAAAGCCTGAAACTGGCTCAGGGTGTTGGTCGCGTTCAAGAAGCCGTGGGCAAAGTATTGTCCACCCGCGCAGCCAAACCGGCAGCGGCACCGGCGAAGAAAGCAGCTGCCAAACCTGCTGCTGCAAAAGCACCAGCGAAAACCGCAGCGGCCAAGCCTGCTGCAAAAGCTGCTGCTAAAACCGCTGCCAAGCCAGCTGCAAAAACACCGGTGAAAGCCGCTGCAAAACCAGCTGCCAAAGCGGCCGCAAAACCTGCCGCGAAGAAACCTGCTGCGGCGAGCGCTGCAAAACCAGCGGCTAAAACCACGGCGGCAAAACCTGCTGCGCGTACTGCCGCTGCCAAGCCGGCTACCCGTGCCGCCGCTGCTAAACCAGCCGCCAAACCAGCTGCAGCAAAAGCTGCTCCAGCGAAAACCGCCGCTGCCAAACCGGCCGCTAAACCTGCTGCCAAGGCTGCCGCAAAACCTGCCGCTAAAACTGCTGCTGCAAAACCAGCTGCCAAGACTGCCGCTAAACCAGCTGCCGCCAAACCTGCTGCAAAAGCACCAGCAAAAGCTGCTGCCAAACCAGCCGTGAATGCCGCCGCCAAACCGGCAGCCAAGCCAGCCGCTGCTGCCAAACCAGCGACTGCTGCTGCCAAGCCTGTTGCTGCAAAACCAGCCGCCAAGCCCGCTGCAAAACCAGCCGTTAAAAAGCCAGCCGCTGCCAAACCAGCTGCCGCTAAACCGGCTACCGCGCCTGCCGCTAAGCCTGCCGCACCGGCAGCGTCGGCTGCGCCATCGGCACCTGCTCCAGCCGCGACTACCTCGACGCCATCGACTGCGCCATCGCCAGCCGCTGTGTCGAGCACCAGCAACAACCCAACCAGCGCTTCCTAA
- a CDS encoding uroporphyrinogen-III C-methyltransferase has protein sequence MSETALPKDDVQPVIEPQVETPPPAKEPRRGNGLAIVALLLGAAGVAIGGWGVWQVRHLQTNTQQQSGEVQALNDQAQSLKLNEQRLTERLAQLPGADELAERQRLVTQLQGDQQRLNQRLETVLGASRKDWRLAEAEHLLRLASLRLSALQDISSAQALVQGADEILREQNDPGSFAAREQVAKTLVALRSTAQPDRTGLFLRLGALRDQVIDLTELAPEYKDRGESLLGLTADGDGSSRWAQWWDQVSRYIRIDFNADKNVRPLLAGQSLSQVRLALSLALEQAQWAALNGQAPVYTQALAEARDVLKGNFNPDNPQSKVMLEQVGELSKEPVTVATPDLAGTLSAVQAYLERRNVNAEESVKPFAKPAANTAQETTP, from the coding sequence GTGAGCGAAACAGCCTTGCCAAAAGATGACGTCCAGCCTGTGATTGAACCCCAGGTTGAAACTCCACCGCCGGCCAAAGAGCCGCGCCGAGGCAATGGACTGGCCATCGTCGCTTTGTTGCTCGGCGCTGCCGGCGTCGCGATCGGTGGCTGGGGTGTCTGGCAGGTCCGTCACCTGCAGACCAACACTCAGCAGCAATCCGGTGAAGTGCAGGCATTGAACGATCAGGCGCAGAGTCTGAAGCTCAATGAACAGCGTCTGACCGAGCGCCTCGCGCAGTTGCCGGGTGCCGACGAACTTGCCGAGCGCCAGCGTCTGGTGACGCAACTCCAGGGCGATCAACAGCGCCTCAATCAACGTCTGGAAACGGTGCTGGGCGCCAGCCGCAAGGACTGGCGACTTGCCGAGGCCGAACACCTGCTGCGTCTGGCCAGCCTGCGTCTTTCGGCGTTGCAGGACATCAGCAGCGCTCAGGCGCTGGTGCAGGGCGCCGACGAAATCCTCCGTGAGCAAAACGATCCCGGTTCCTTCGCCGCTCGCGAGCAAGTGGCGAAAACCCTGGTGGCGCTGCGCAGCACTGCACAACCGGATCGCACCGGTCTGTTCCTGCGTCTCGGCGCATTGCGTGATCAGGTCATCGACCTCACCGAGTTGGCGCCGGAGTACAAGGATCGCGGCGAGTCGCTGCTGGGCCTGACTGCTGACGGTGATGGCTCCAGTCGTTGGGCGCAGTGGTGGGATCAGGTCTCGCGCTACATCCGTATCGATTTCAATGCCGACAAGAATGTGCGGCCGCTGCTGGCCGGGCAGAGTCTGAGTCAGGTGCGTCTGGCCCTGAGCCTTGCCCTTGAACAGGCGCAGTGGGCAGCCCTCAACGGTCAGGCGCCGGTCTACACCCAGGCGCTGGCCGAGGCGCGCGATGTGCTCAAGGGCAATTTCAACCCGGACAATCCGCAAAGCAAAGTGATGCTCGAACAGGTTGGCGAGTTGAGCAAGGAACCGGTCACGGTCGCCACGCCGGATCTGGCTGGCACGCTGAGTGCGGTGCAAGCCTATCTTGAGCGGCGCAACGTCAACGCCGAAGAGTCGGTGAAACCTTTCGCCAAGCCTGCCGCCAACACCGCGCAGGAGACCACGCCATGA
- the argH gene encoding argininosuccinate lyase has translation MSTDKTNQSWGGRFSEPVDAFVARFTASVTFDQRLYRHDIMGSIAHATMLAKVGVLTDAERDSIIDGLKTIQGEIEAGQFDWRIDLEDVHMNIEARLTDRIGVTGKKLHTGRSRNDQVATDIRLWLRDEIDLILAEITRLQKGLLEQAEREAASIMPGFTHLQTAQPVTFGHHMLAWFEMLSRDYERLVDCRKRTNRMPLGSAALAGTTYPIDREYTAQLLGFDAVGGNSLDNVSDRDFAIEFCSAASIAMMHLSRFSEELVLWTSAQFQFIDLPDRFCTGSSIMPQKKNPDVPELVRGKTGRVFGALMGLLTLMKGQPLAYNKDNQEDKEPLFDAADTLRDSLRAFADMIPAIKPKHAIMREAALRGFSTATDLADYLVRRGLPFRDCHEIVGHAVKYGVDTGKDLAEMSLEELRQFSDQIEQDVFAVLTLEGSVNARDHIGGTAPAQVKAAVVRGQALIANR, from the coding sequence ATGAGCACTGACAAGACCAATCAGTCCTGGGGCGGCCGCTTCAGTGAACCCGTCGACGCCTTCGTCGCCCGCTTCACCGCCTCCGTCACTTTCGACCAGCGCCTGTATCGCCACGACATCATGGGTTCGATTGCCCACGCCACCATGCTGGCCAAGGTCGGCGTACTGACCGATGCCGAGCGCGACAGCATCATCGATGGCCTGAAGACCATTCAGGGCGAAATCGAGGCCGGCCAGTTCGACTGGCGCATCGACCTCGAAGACGTGCACATGAACATCGAAGCGCGCCTGACCGACCGCATCGGCGTCACCGGTAAAAAGCTGCACACTGGCCGTAGCCGTAACGACCAGGTTGCCACCGACATCCGCCTGTGGCTGCGTGACGAGATCGACCTGATCCTCGCCGAGATCACCCGCCTGCAGAAGGGCTTGCTGGAGCAAGCCGAGCGCGAAGCGGCGAGCATCATGCCCGGCTTCACTCACTTGCAGACCGCGCAGCCAGTGACCTTCGGGCACCACATGCTGGCCTGGTTCGAAATGCTCAGCCGCGACTACGAGCGTCTGGTCGACTGCCGCAAGCGCACCAACCGCATGCCATTGGGCAGCGCCGCGCTGGCCGGCACCACCTACCCGATCGACCGCGAATACACTGCGCAACTGCTGGGCTTCGACGCCGTCGGCGGCAACTCGCTGGACAACGTTTCCGATCGTGACTTCGCCATCGAATTCTGCTCGGCCGCGAGCATCGCGATGATGCACTTGTCGCGTTTCTCCGAAGAACTGGTGCTGTGGACCAGCGCGCAATTCCAGTTCATCGATCTGCCGGACCGCTTCTGCACCGGCAGCTCGATCATGCCGCAAAAGAAAAATCCCGACGTGCCAGAGCTGGTACGCGGCAAGACCGGCCGTGTGTTCGGCGCACTGATGGGCCTGCTGACTTTGATGAAAGGCCAACCGCTGGCCTACAACAAGGACAACCAGGAAGACAAAGAGCCGCTGTTCGACGCCGCCGATACCCTGCGCGACTCGCTGCGGGCCTTTGCCGACATGATCCCGGCGATCAAGCCAAAGCACGCGATCATGCGTGAAGCGGCGCTGCGTGGTTTCTCCACCGCGACCGATCTGGCGGACTACCTGGTACGCCGTGGTCTGCCGTTCCGTGACTGCCACGAAATCGTTGGCCACGCCGTTAAATACGGCGTTGACACTGGTAAGGATCTGGCCGAGATGAGCCTGGAAGAACTGCGTCAGTTCAGCGACCAGATTGAGCAGGATGTGTTTGCCGTGCTGACCCTGGAAGGCTCGGTGAATGCCCGTGACCATATCGGCGGCACTGCGCCGGCGCAGGTCAAGGCAGCGGTGGTGCGCGGTCAGGCGCTGATCGCCAACCGCTAA